The following proteins come from a genomic window of Pseudomonas syringae:
- the rpsF gene encoding 30S ribosomal protein S6, giving the protein MRHYEIIFLVHPDQSEQVGGMVERYTKLIEEDGGKIHRLEDWGRRQLAYAINNVHKAHYVMLNVECTGKALAELEDNFRYNDAVIRNLVIRRDEAVTGQSEMLKAEENRSERRERRDRPEHSDSADGDDGDNSDVSDNADE; this is encoded by the coding sequence ATGCGTCATTACGAAATTATCTTTTTGGTCCACCCGGATCAAAGCGAGCAAGTCGGCGGCATGGTAGAGCGTTACACCAAGCTGATCGAAGAAGACGGCGGCAAAATCCACCGTCTGGAAGATTGGGGCCGTCGTCAACTGGCTTACGCAATCAACAATGTTCACAAGGCTCACTACGTGATGCTGAACGTTGAGTGCACTGGCAAGGCTCTGGCCGAGCTGGAAGACAACTTCCGTTACAACGATGCTGTGATCCGTAACCTGGTCATCCGTCGCGACGAAGCCGTAACTGGCCAGTCCGAGATGCTCAAGGCTGAAGAGAACCGCAGTGAGCGCCGTGAGCGTCGTGACCGTCCTGAGCACTCCGACAGCGCCGATGGCGATGACGGCGACAACAGCGACGTTAGCGATAACGCTGACGAGTAA
- the rpsR gene encoding 30S ribosomal protein S18, translating into MARFFRRRKFCRFTAEDVKEIDYKDLNTLKAYVSETGKIVPSRITGTKARYQRQLATAIKRARFLALLAYTDSHGR; encoded by the coding sequence ATGGCACGTTTCTTCCGTCGTCGTAAATTCTGCCGCTTCACCGCTGAAGACGTCAAAGAGATCGATTACAAAGATCTCAACACTCTGAAAGCCTACGTATCCGAGACCGGCAAAATCGTTCCAAGCCGTATCACTGGTACCAAAGCACGTTATCAGCGTCAGCTGGCCACCGCTATCAAGCGTGCCCGCTTCCTGGCCCTGCTGGCCTACACCGACAGCCACGGCCGCTGA